One genomic window of Leptotrichia shahii includes the following:
- a CDS encoding PTS sugar transporter subunit IIA — protein sequence MGLFDLFKKGNKGEEVKKEFDGKVIAPISGNLLPLSEVPDEVFAQKMIGDGIAIEPTASGVMVAPASGRIEKIFDTNHAFSIVTPAGIEIFVHLGMDTVKLEGKGFERVAEEGAVVKAGDPIVKYDYDFLKANAKSIITPVIISNSDDYSSLNPVESGKAVAGETLVLNVVK from the coding sequence ATGGGATTATTTGATTTATTCAAAAAAGGTAACAAAGGTGAAGAAGTTAAAAAAGAATTTGACGGGAAAGTAATAGCTCCTATTTCAGGAAATTTACTACCTTTGTCAGAAGTGCCTGATGAAGTTTTTGCACAAAAAATGATAGGAGACGGAATTGCAATTGAACCAACTGCATCAGGTGTGATGGTTGCACCAGCTTCTGGAAGAATAGAAAAAATATTTGATACTAACCACGCTTTTAGTATTGTAACACCTGCTGGAATCGAAATTTTCGTGCATCTTGGAATGGATACAGTTAAACTTGAAGGAAAAGGATTTGAAAGAGTTGCAGAAGAAGGGGCAGTAGTAAAAGCAGGAGACCCAATTGTTAAATATGATTACGATTTTTTAAAAGCAAATGCAAAATCAATCATTACACCAGTAATAATTTCAAATAGTGATGATTACAGCTCATTAAATCCAGTTGAATCTGGAAAAGCAGTAGCTGGAGAAACACTTGTATTGAATGTTGTAAAATAA